Within Deltaproteobacteria bacterium, the genomic segment TGGCGGGCGTCGGCGCTCCGCCTGCCGGGCGCGAACGTCCAGCCCGTCCTCCCCGCGCGCTGCGGGCGGATCGGCCGTGGGGACGCCGTCGACGAGGCCGACCGCGTCACCCTCCGCTGGACCATCGACTGCGGCTCGGGCGGCCTCGAAGGCGAGGTCATCGGCGTCGACGACCTGCCGCTGGCGAAGATCAATGCGCTCCTTACCGTCGAGCGCCTGGATGGCGAGAAGCTCCAGGCCGTGCTCGGTCCCCGCAGCCCGTCGTTCACCGTTCCTGCGCGGCCGAGCCGCTGGGACGTGGTGCGCGGCTACGTCACGCTCGGCATCGAGCACATCCTCACCGGCCCCGATCACCTCCTCTTCGTGTTCGGCCTGCTGCTCCTCGTCTCGGCCTCGCGTCTGCTCGTGAAGACGATCACGGCGTTCACGCTCGGGCACAGCCTCACCCTGTCCGCTGCCGCGCTGCACTTCGCGAACGTCCCCTCGCGCCCCGTCGAGGTCCTGATCGCGCTCAGCGTCCTCACGCTCGCGGTCGAGCTGGCGCGCGATGCCGAGCGGCCGACGATGCTCCGCCGCTTGCCGTGGGCGATGGCGGTCGCGTTCGGGCTGCTGCACGGCTTCGGCTTCGCGGGTGCGCTCGCCGAGGCGGGGTTGCCCGCCGGCGACATCCCGCTCGCGCTCGTGTCGTTCAACGGCGGCATCGAGGTGGGACAGCTCGCGTTCGTCGGCGCCGTGCTCACCGCCGGCGCGCTCGTCGGGCGATGGCTGCCGACGATCGCGACCCGCTCCACGCGTCTCGCGGTCTACGCGATGGGAATCCTCTCCGCCTTCTGGTGCTTCGAGCGGATCGCCGTCTGGCTCGGATGAGACCGAACGCCTACCGCGTCCACGGGATGATGCAGTCGTACTTCACCCGGAAGATGACCGGGTACCTCGACTACAAGGGCATCCCGTGGCTGTTCCGCCGCTTCCCGGGCATGAGTCCCGAGGCGATGGCGGCGGGCTTCCCGGGTGGTGTGCCGGCCGTCGAGACGCCCGCGGGCGAGTTCATGTGGGACTCGACGGCCATGATCCACCACCTGGAGCTCCGCTTCCCCGAGCCGGCGGTCCTCCCGCCGGACCCGGTGCAGCGCTTCCTCTGCTACGTCGTCGAGGACGCCGCCGACGAGTGGCTCTACCGGCCGGCGGTCGGGACCCGCTGGTACTTCCCGGAAAACGCCGCCCTCGGCGGCTTCGAGCTCGCCCGCGACGTCGCCGTGAAGATGCCCGTCGCGTGCGATCAGGCCCACGCCGCGGTCGGCGCGCACGTGCGGAGCAGCTGTCCGCCGCTCGGGGTGACCGCCGGCACGATCCAGCTCTGGGTCGAGGATGTGCTGCGCCCGTGGATGCGGGTCCTCGGTGCGCATCTGGCTCGCCGCCCCTACCTCTTCGGCGAGCGTCCATCCCTCGCCGACTTCGCGCTCTTCGGCGGCAACGCGGCGCACTTCGTGAATGATCCCCTCTGCCGCCGCTGGGTGGAGGAGGACGGCCCCGCCGTCGTCGAGCACACGCACCGGTTGCTGGAGCCGGAAGATCAGGAGTTCGGCCCGTGGGACGATCCATCACGCGTGCACGATACGTTGATCGCGGTGCTCGCCGAGCTGGGCAAGCGCTACCTCCCGTGGGTCAGCCGCGCGTGCGTGGACGGCGTCGCAGACGTCGTCTTCCCGAACGGAACGTGCGTGCCCGTGCGCGCGACGGACTTCCTGCGCGACGCGCGCGCGACGCTCCTCGCCCGCTACCTCGAGCATCGCAGCGAACGGCTCGATGCCGTCCTCGAGCGGGCGGGCATCCTGCCCTTCTTCGCCGACCACGTCGGGCTCGCAGGCCCGATCCCCGACGTCCGCGAGCCGCCGCGTCCGGCGCTGAACCGTCCGTTCCCCCCGGCCGAGGGGTGATGAGGCGCATCCTCTGGGTCCTCCTCGCGCTCGCCGTGGCCGTGGTCGGGGCGGGCAGTCTCGCGCTCCGGTCGCCGCGGGTGCAGGACGCGATCGTCGAGCGCATCGCGCGGCGGCGCATCGGGCGCGACATGTCCGGTCTCCTCGCGCCCGATGCGCTCCGCGTCCTGCTCTGCGGGACGTCGTCGCCGATCCCGTCGCCCCGGCGCGCGGAGGCGTGCACCGCGATCTTCGCCGGCGGTCGCATGTGGATCGTCGACACCGGGCCGGGGAGCTGGCGGACGCTCGCGCTGCGTCGGATCCGCGGCGAGGCGATCGGGGCCGTCCTCTACACCCACCTCCACTCCGACCACATCGGCGAGCTCGGCGAGTTCAACCTGCAGACCTGGGTGGCCGGGCGGCCGGGCGCGCTCCGCGTGTACGGGCCCGACGGGGTCACCGAGCTCGTGCACGGCTTCGCCGAGGCCTACGCCGCCGACACCCGCTTCCGGGTCGCGCACCACGGCGCCGCGCTGCTCCCGCCCGATCGGGCCGCGATGGTCCCCGTGCCCCTTCTGCTGGGTGCCGCGGACGCGACCCGCGTGCTCGACGAGGATGGCGTCGTCGTGACGGCGTTCGCGGTCGCGCACGATCCCGTGAAGCCCGCCTTCGGCTACCGGTTCGATTACGGCGGCCGGTCCGTGGTGGTGAGCGGGGACACCGGACCGTCTCCGAATCTCGTGATGCAAGCGCGCGGGGCGG encodes:
- a CDS encoding HupE/UreJ family protein, with translation MDRPRALAVRPAPRLGRGARAGDATAIRGGTRTSPRTLAGRAAGTTRGRAAARPRAALPAAGRVGGVAAAERVVTRLGTLAAIILLVPAVGFAHGLDPASLALRETRAGVFEVRWRASALRLPGANVQPVLPARCGRIGRGDAVDEADRVTLRWTIDCGSGGLEGEVIGVDDLPLAKINALLTVERLDGEKLQAVLGPRSPSFTVPARPSRWDVVRGYVTLGIEHILTGPDHLLFVFGLLLLVSASRLLVKTITAFTLGHSLTLSAAALHFANVPSRPVEVLIALSVLTLAVELARDAERPTMLRRLPWAMAVAFGLLHGFGFAGALAEAGLPAGDIPLALVSFNGGIEVGQLAFVGAVLTAGALVGRWLPTIATRSTRLAVYAMGILSAFWCFERIAVWLG
- a CDS encoding glutathione S-transferase family protein, with the protein product MAADDRDPLHASRGLRDGNPLRLLVLRADRRLARMRPNAYRVHGMMQSYFTRKMTGYLDYKGIPWLFRRFPGMSPEAMAAGFPGGVPAVETPAGEFMWDSTAMIHHLELRFPEPAVLPPDPVQRFLCYVVEDAADEWLYRPAVGTRWYFPENAALGGFELARDVAVKMPVACDQAHAAVGAHVRSSCPPLGVTAGTIQLWVEDVLRPWMRVLGAHLARRPYLFGERPSLADFALFGGNAAHFVNDPLCRRWVEEDGPAVVEHTHRLLEPEDQEFGPWDDPSRVHDTLIAVLAELGKRYLPWVSRACVDGVADVVFPNGTCVPVRATDFLRDARATLLARYLEHRSERLDAVLERAGILPFFADHVGLAGPIPDVREPPRPALNRPFPPAEG
- a CDS encoding MBL fold metallo-hydrolase; amino-acid sequence: MRRILWVLLALAVAVVGAGSLALRSPRVQDAIVERIARRRIGRDMSGLLAPDALRVLLCGTSSPIPSPRRAEACTAIFAGGRMWIVDTGPGSWRTLALRRIRGEAIGAVLYTHLHSDHIGELGEFNLQTWVAGRPGALRVYGPDGVTELVHGFAEAYAADTRFRVAHHGAALLPPDRAAMVPVPLLLGAADATRVLDEDGVVVTAFAVAHDPVKPAFGYRFDYGGRSVVVSGDTGPSPNLVMQARGADVLVHEAQANAVVRIMADAARETGESRIARILGDIQSYHSDPADAAREAVAAGVRLLVLTHLTPPPDNALLAHIFRRDTNEVPPRGMVLGEDGTLVVLPKGSDAVDVTRLDP